Proteins found in one Bacteroidota bacterium genomic segment:
- a CDS encoding helix-turn-helix transcriptional regulator — translation MVLTIGDRITIVRKQRKLTLADIALKTGITEDVMHSIELDVYIPSLTEIIKITDVLDVSLDFIAGRISQNIDTNWLDKFDDIQAMNADNKELLITTLDVLIRQDKAKYVYNETDKKLKIKKVKIA, via the coding sequence ATGGTATTAACTATCGGTGATAGAATTACTATTGTTCGTAAGCAGCGCAAGTTAACACTTGCGGATATCGCTCTTAAAACCGGAATTACAGAGGATGTGATGCACTCTATTGAACTGGATGTATATATTCCTTCTCTGACTGAAATAATTAAAATTACTGATGTATTGGATGTGTCGCTTGATTTTATTGCGGGAAGGATTTCTCAAAATATTGACACTAACTGGCTTGATAAGTTCGATGATATTCAAGCTATGAATGCTGATAACAAAGAACTGCTTATTACAACTCTGGATGTGTTAATTCGACAGGACAAAGCGAAATACGTGTACAACGAAACGGATAAAAAACTAAAAATTAAAAAAGTTAAAATCGCGTAA
- a CDS encoding helix-turn-helix transcriptional regulator, translated as MKKQIKATLATRLKDARTTKGVSQQDLAKLAKVHYTNIGRYERGDAAPSADVLNRIAKALEVSPDFLMNGTLDNKATDMLKDERLLIQFKKIEELPEEKKGLLIEFLDGFIFKSSIHQQLVA; from the coding sequence ATGAAAAAGCAGATAAAGGCAACATTAGCTACCCGTTTAAAGGATGCTCGCACAACTAAAGGAGTTTCGCAACAGGATTTAGCTAAACTAGCTAAGGTGCATTATACCAACATTGGTCGCTATGAGCGTGGGGACGCTGCGCCTTCGGCTGATGTGCTTAATAGGATAGCTAAAGCGTTGGAGGTTAGCCCGGATTTTTTAATGAATGGTACTCTTGATAATAAAGCGACTGATATGTTAAAGGATGAACGCCTGCTTATACAGTTTAAGAAAATTGAAGAGCTGCCGGAAGAGAAAAAAGGCTTACTGATTGAATTCCTCGATGGGTTTATTTTTAAAAGCTCTATACATCAACAATTGGTTGCATAA